The nucleotide window AACTAATGATAATATGGTAGACACGAAggataattattctaaaattatCAACAGGATAAGTATTAGCCTTATCGAAAGTTTCAATGGTCAGAACTCAACCTGCATGTTAAATGGTCATTTAAATGATGCTCAATATACTAATCATAAACTGATTGGTTAGTCAATAACACACTTAGCATATTAGTACAATTATATAATAACTAGTTTCACTCCATACTCTTTCCTGTAGTGAATAGTGTCATGTGTAGAGGGATAAGAAGGACACAACTTTGAGTTAGACCTGAAATGATATTTTCGGTACTCTACAATCCTTGGTAGAAGCTCTTACTATTTGTATTTGACTGCGATAAGAAACTTAGGTAATCGTTAAATAATTAAGACATCACCCGAGATGATAAACATGTAATCATGTGAATGATTATTCTATGCTTTGTTGACAATAACTTAAATCTAGATTAAAGCAACATAGTGAATCTTATAAAGACACTTCATCCAACGGATCTTATAAACATTGAGCAGCAtctttcattttgtttgtttagaaATTTTGAGCTTTGTGTTGTTACAACtttgattttaaaaacgaaaacctcgatttttttttactttctattttttatttttcttatttttaaatcTATTTCCTTGCCCTTCTTTAATTACGTGTTATTTTTTGTCAATCAATTTAGATTCTTAAATTGGATTTATGGTTTGCAATTACATCTTAGCAATTATACTTATTATTTTTCTGaagaaatgatatatatataaagaagatTTGTCGTTTGCTTTACATAATGTTAGCGTAGGATTATTCGAGATGTTTTTTAGGTGAAAACGTCGAACTCCTTATGTATCACCTACACAAAGATCAAGATCAAAAGAGGTTTTTCGATCAAATCCTTTTGACGCTCAAGTTAGTAACTCAAGATTTATGAGTACGAACGTGAATAGTCAAAGGAAGTCTCCTAATCAAATGAAATCCTCACAAAGATAAACTTTTATACTTGATCATAGAGAGCATGAAGGAAGTTTGTGATTATTTTTATCCTCATATGTAATGAGAAAGAAGCTTACGATTGTCTttcttatatataaaaaaaagtttaATCTTATCCTTGTGTTGTCAATGATTAACCGACAATATATCCTTTTTATCACATAACTAAAGATATTATTTTGGACACAACCAAGAATTTATctctaagaaaatatttttcaagatttTGCACATAACATTCTCAATTCCCTTAACATTTTTGCTGCTGAAAAAGCTACCAACCACATCACGTCGGCAAAGTTACGAGAGGAATGTCAGAAACTACCTTTGGGGAATGGATTCAATCATATGCATGCACGAAGAGACACACTCATTCCTTGGAAGTGGCGTGTAAAATAAAAGGGATCGGACGAGAGTCTCACAACctcatacatttttttttttttaatcttttattgaTTTCCTTCCCCTTCTTTAATTTCTTGTGTTATTTTTCCtcaattaatttagaaaaatttcCATTACATTTTGGCCgttattatttgaaataagaagacAAATTGCTGATTGTTTTACGTGGAAAaagattaatattatttggaTGCAACCGAGAGTAAATCTTCTTCGGGATTTTCCACGTATTATTCTCGGAAAATGGACCCAATTCTCTTTATTCGCTTACGTTGGAACATTGctgcaaaaataaataaataaataaataaataatgcttACGTTGGAACATTTGTTTGTACGCATCGAGTGGCAATTAAGTTGTTATTCTACCTACGTTTGGTTGATGCCAAAATGCTTctatatttaaattaatcatattattattatttgtcgaCGTACTTTCAAAAGGGTATACCCATCAGTCAACGTAGCTAATGCAGGGCGCAAACGTCAAATGAGCCCTAATTCCGCTACCTGCCTCGTTTGACTTGGGCTCGGGGCGTCCGGAATGGGTCTCGTAGAAATGTCGTATTGGCATTCAGCAGGCGATTTCCGTCTTTTGGTCGCGCGCCGGGGGTAGAAACTCATCGACATGTTGGCAGCAAAAGCAGAGGATGGGAGAGAGAGAACagagacggcggcggcggcgtgagCAGGAGAGAACGGTGCAATAAAAAGCAGTAGTACTCACGCGGGGAATTGAGAgaacctgagagagagagagagagagagagagagagagagacgcacgCAGCCAAAATCCTCGTAGTCTCGCAACTCGAGGTTTGTGCCCTCTGCTTTTTTATTCCAAAGATCGGATTTTTATTGCCGGGGAGCAGAGGCTTTTGCTCTCTCCGTTCTTCGGATTGGACGAGGGACGGAGGGAGGAGAACGGAGTGCTGTGGATTGCCGTGGAAGATTAGCCGCTGCTGATGGGAGTCCAGGTGAGCCTGCTCCTGTTCCATTCTCCACTTTTGGGTCCAGAATTTGTGGTGGATTATTTCTTTTTATTCGTCAGATTCTATTCTTTTTGCCTTCATGAGAAGAAACAAAACTTGTTCGCTTCGTCTGATTTGCTGTTCCTTTTCATCAAAATCGAATTTTGATCCCTGTCGAGATTTGGGCTCGGAGACTCCTTGATTAGCGTCGGAGATCGAGGCCTTCTCGTGGACTTTTCCTCCCTTATTAAACAATTGTTTCCTATTCAAAAGCAATCCGACTGCCTTTGGATCGAGCATCGTTTCCTCTGGTTCGACTTGAGACCTGACTTGCAATCCAAGGCAATCCCAATTGTTGTTCTCGTGGAGATTTTGAGTGCTTAGTTTGATCTCTCCTCGTCTCTTTTCCCGTAGAGGAAACTGAGGGGCTTTCTTGCCGACCTGCAAGTGCATTGGAATCCTTTGTTATGCTTTTCCTGAGATGGGTTTCTGTTTGAAGGTTTTGAAGTGGGGAATAATGGCTGAGAGTTGCGTGTttcaggaagaagaggaggatctgTTCTTCGACTCTCGTGAAGACGTCTCGTCGGTGTTCGACTCGTGTCCTGGCAGCCCCGCAAAGAATGATTCGCTCCCGGAAGAACAATTCACCGGTCCCCAGTTCGAGTTTTGGCTCAAGAGTCCTCACGGCGTGAGGGAACGCCGAGACAAGTTCATGCGATGGATGGGCAAGGATCTCATGAACTGCTCCCTTCCCAGCTCCTCTGGATTGGATGGACAGGTTCAGATCGACGACGACATCCTGCCAGGGATCAACAGGAGCACGTCAAACTGTTGTGATGCGGGGAACAAGTGTCCGATGTGCAGCTGGTCTAGCCAGGATGCGAGCACATCTTGCAACGAGGCCTTGGAAGAGAACATGGTGTACAGAATCAATAATTTGGATGATGGTGCTGTTTTCACGGTGGATGAGTTGGGAAAAGATGGTAGCTTGAGAAGCCTTCGCAAAGCCGGTTCGAATCAGATGGCAGCGCTCAATGAGCCTGAGAAAAGTTTGGGTCCGTCGTCTTCGATCCCACGGCACGTGCAGCAAGAAGATAACGCATCAAAGAAATCTGGCAATTCAGTGAGGAGGAAGTGGAAACGGTGGCTACAGAGACTAAGTGCTGTGGCTTGCATTTTAGATAGACATTCCTTTAAAAATGGAATTGCCAAGTCTGGGAGAGTGGAAGTCAGGCAACAcagaaagcagtcaaaagaactgTCTGCAGTCTACAAGGGGCAAGACATCAAAGCACATGATGGTGCAATCTTGGCCATGAAGTTTAGCCCTGATGGCCGGTATTTAGCTACTGGTGGCGCTGATGGCATTGTACGTGTGTGGCATGCCATGGAATGTGAGAGGAAAGATGAATTTAGCATTCCTGATGATGATCCTTCGTGTTTATACTTCACAGTGAATCATAACGCCGAATTAACTCCTGTTCGAGCTGATAAGGAGAAAAAGCCCAATTCTAAGCGAACAAGGAGAACTGCAGATTCAGCTTGTGTTGTAATTCCTCCTCATGTTTTCCGGTTATCCGAAAACCCAGTGCACGAATTCCGTGGGCATGATGCAGATGTATTGGACCTTTCATGGTCAATGAATCAGGTTCGTGCCTTCTTTAACAGCTCAATTTTATTCTCATACTTCTCACTATTATTTCCAAGTGCCAACACTTCTTTTATTTGCATTCAGCTTCTATTGTCATCTTCCAAGGACAAAACTGTTCGCCTATGGCAAGTTGGATCTGATCGCTGCCTCAAAGTTTTCTCCCATACCAACTATGGTTGTTTCTTGTTGTAATGTGCTTATGTTATGGTTTGCCAATCCTTTTTGCTTCAATAATTCTGACGTATTCCTATATTGTCTGATATATAATGCAGTGACATGTGTTCAATTTAATCCCATGAATGAGAATTACTTCGTAAGCGGATCTATAGATGGAAAAATTCGTATCTGGGATGTTTCTGGATGTCAAGTTGTGGATTGGGTTTATATTAGAGAAATAGTCACCGCAATTGGTTACCATCCCAAAGGAAAGGTATGTCAGTTACTTTGTGATTGTTTCTAAGGATCAATGCTTAAGAAAATCCATTTTAAAAAGTGATGTTTTTTTTGGTCCTTGTAGAGACTGGCCATTGGCACCTTGAAAGGCAATTGTCGCTTTTATGATGCGTCGGGTAAGTATAAACATAACAACTCCTATCAAATTTACAAATACATTTGTTTGCATTTTGCACATCATTGCATGAGTGGTTATTGGACCTGCTCTACGGATTCCTTGTCGTAACTTAAGAATTTTTCCCCTTGATGGTTATACTATTGTTCTAAAGGTAGATGAGTACTTCAAAAAAAATCTGTATAtctgcagatttttttttttgagtagttTTTTTGGCAACCTTTACTTACAAGCTATCCTTTTATAGGATCTGCCCAATATGTTTTTATGGTTGCCATCGAAACCATTATCATTGAAAATATTTGTCCAGATGGCCGCACATCTATATTTGGTATAACAACATATCTTCTGAAGATGTCTATGAACCAGAAGATGCAACAGTAAAATCTTACGAAGACAAATATATGAGTTTGGAGCTTTTTCTTTAATATGATCACTCTTGGAGTATTGCAACAGTTTCTTTATGATACCGTAAAATAACTACCATTGATTCTGGAATATATTTCTGTAATTTCTTGCATGGATTGAGCAAATAGAAATTTTTACTCTGGAATAGATTTCTTCTGTAATTTCCTGTGTGGTTTGAAACCTGTGCTAATGCCACCACAGGTGATACATGGAGACACAATTTGTATCTAGCTTTGCATGTGAATAACTTAGTGCTTCCATTTTCTGTTTGACAGATACTCATCTGCAAAGAGAAGCTCAGGTCTTTTTGCAAGGCAAAAAGAAGTCTGGTAACAAGCAGATAACTGGATTTCAGGTAGCTTGCAAGGGATATCGATCTTTCATGATTGGCATATATTTTTATGTGCTTCATGTGATTTCTTTTCTTACTTTGTAATGTGGCTTTGACATCCAGTTTTGCCCAGTGGACCCTAAAAAATTGATGGTCACCTCTGCTGACTCACAAATACAAATTTTTGATGGGACTAATGTGGTCTCCAGATACAAGGGTATGCATTCACCTCATCTTCTTGATCTCATCCATTAATGCTCATCATCCATCTGTCCTCACAGATCTTACTTTGACAATCTTATTTCAGGTTTTTGTGGTGCTGGAAGTCAGATGTATGCATCTTTCACCGCAGACGGGCAGCATATCGTCTCTGCCAGTGATGATTCAAATGTCTATTTCTGGAACCGTGCTAGCCATAACACCTCCACGTCCAACCATGTTAAGAGCACACGGTCTTGCGAGCATTTCTTCTCCAGAAACACTACTATCGCGATACCTTGGCACGGTTTGGAATCCGGTGATCGGATCTCTGTGACCTCTGAGGTTATCCATTCCCAACAAGGTAACAGTGACGAAGCTGGAGTCCCAGAGATCGATTTGAAATGCCACTCAGGAGATTCTTACGGCAACAACGCACTGTATCTTTCGCCTTCTGGTAGTTTCACTCTGAGTCATGAATTCTTCTCAGAGTTTTCGCCAAAGGGATCGGTGACATGGCCCGAGGAGAAACTTCCCTCGAGCTCTGCCGCATCTACCTTGTCCAAAGCCCACCACAAGTTCTTGAAGACATCTTTCCAGAACACCTCCCATGCCTGGGGTCAAGTGATACTGACTGCTGGATGGGATGGATCGATCAGATCCTACCAGAATTATGGTTTGCCAGTGTGCATCGATGACCAGTTTGGCCTTTACACGGCTGGCATCAGTCTCTTCCAGTGGGCATTGCCAACGAATGATCACCGCACCGAAGTTGAGTGACCAGCAAAGATGATGCAGCCGATCCAGTTGGAGACAGACCTACACATATAGAGTTCCATGCTCGGTGCTCCTTCCTTATCGAGCATGGACCCGTGCTGTTAACATGTGCTGGTGGTCCTTGAATGTCTTAGCAGCACCATCATCGAGCCATGGAAGAAGGCCCAGAGAGGTCGAAGATCTTCTGGGTTTGTGCAGTGCAGGTGAGATTTTGAAGTCTCGAGTGTTTCTTTCAGATCCTATGGGTTTCGGAGACATACTGCAAGCAGGTTGTGCCGAAAACCAGGGTAGAAGAAGGAGTCATTGTTGCATGTAGAAATTTGATGTAGTTATTACTCAATTCTTTCATTTATTCAATGTTAGGTGTTCATAGTTTTTGCCCTTCAAAGAGATTGATTTGTTCATGTGGGGGAAGTCATGTTTGCACTTTATGGTTAGATATATTCCTTTACAAATAAGAATCCGCGGACTTGTCAATCTTCCGAATTACTTACTGCCTACATGTAACTTGAGCGGAGAGCTTTGTTTATGGAGTGATTAATTGGACAAGGGGGTCGACTTGATCAATTAAAACATTTCAAATTTTAatcaaataattcaaaattatatatactattattttgtaaatatcataattaatgaaaaatgaatataaagaaaaataaaactatAATCACATAGACAAGAATGTTTaactgaaataaataaataaaaagaggaaaGATGTAAGAGAGAAATGATTGTAACGaagaaaaatagagagagaaaaatgATATATTAGAAAAATTGGTACCCACATTAGGTTTTAATTaatttacctgatatatttttattattggatAACATAACAGCAAATcacctttatttttttaatttataaaaaaataatgttcTTCTAATTTGTTGAAATTAAAATTGGAAATTCGAATGAGAGAAATATGATCCTGTGGTTGTCCTTCTAGTACATGAATTCTATGAGAATTATTTGGAACGCCTAAAAAGATTTTGATTTAGCAGAATCAGTTAATAGTAGAGAGACGATAGGAATGTTTATTGTCcatttcaaaagaaaaataaaagaaatattaaaataacACACTGCACAGACTATTTCTCTTGGCTGAACCGGCTATCATCAGATTCGCAACTGCGATCGGAGAATTAAGAGACAGTAATTATATCCCGCAACTGCGAACTCAGAGAAAAGAGGATGAGGCTTACCACCAGTAGTACAAAACTCGAACTAGGAAAAAGaaccaaagaagaaagaaagttaAACAGCACCAACAGATCGATTGCTTGCACTTCTTTTCTTACTCGGTGTGGTGTTGGCGTCTCGCTGAGCAATCTGGGAAGCTCCTGCTTCTCCAGCTTTCATTTTGTGTGAAGTAATCCCGTCGTCTGGCTTTGCGCTTCCAAGCTGTGTGTGCAACCAAGTCAGAGGAATAGGCATACATTATTATAACTTTAAAGAACAAGTTCAATTTCACACGCTAAACTAACCAAAGAATATGAGTAACCCAAATTGAAGTGAaccagaaaaagaaagaatagtgCCTATAAAAAGCAATAGTAAAACAATCATATTGACCAAAGCAAACAATAATGCAAACATATGTCGTTTTATATGCTTTAGTGAGTCCATCTCTGGGATCTCATCGATCATTCAAATGTGTTTCTTTCGAGCAGCAGCAGGCTTATAACGTGTTGGGTGCCAACTCCCATAGATCACACAACATTAGCTAAACCTGATCCAAAATACTCGAAGAAACATGGGCCAGAAACACTAGCTAAACCTGATCCAAAACATTAGCTAAACCTGATGTTGACAATGTGCAAGGTGGGGAGAGGCAAGTCTTCAAACACTCacacctcttctctctctctctctctctctctctctctcttctccatgGATCCTTTTTTTGGAGTTGGTACCCAGAATCTGACTTGCATTATGGGGCGTCTACAAATTTAAAGTAAACAATATATTCTGCATTTGTTCCATAAAGAAAATTCTATAGGGTAAGATCTAACTGTGACATCCGGAAGATAAAATTTAGAGGGGGGAATTTGAAATATCAAAAGTATTTAATTAAAAAACCTAAAATTTGGAAATTTATTAAACCAGAGCTTTTCCaccgatttggatcttccaagctACAGCCTGCTGGTTGGCCCACGCTACAGGACAAACCCATTAATTATCAGACAATACAGGTCACGACATGGCCACCGGTAAATCGTGATGTGACTTCATGTCACAGATGTCCTCGTCCCCGGATAACACCGAATAACAGAGTCCTCGGCACCATTGCCACCTCGTCACGTTTTGATTTGGACAATTCTATTTTacggaaaaaaaaagagagaaaaagaatgtGCTTTAGATCGACTCAAGAGTCAGGTCCATATACCTCATGTTATCCATGTGTCGACTACTCGAGAAACCAAGTCTCTTACTCCAATTAGATGACGTGAAGCTTTTGAAGGTGACGACGACCATGACCCCGAAGATGTTCTAATATCTGCGGTAGATATCGACGAGTCTTCGTTATCAAGATTATCCATATCTTTTTATAAGCTTGGATAATCTCGAACTAGGAAGAAAGAAAGGCCATAATAGAAATTTGGTGCCCCATACATACTTCTGTACGTGCAACAACACACGAAAGCCTCGACCTAAAATTTCTCAGCTGAATTACCTAACACAATTCGATCTTTTTTCCTACGAGTTTGAAACCAATATTGGCGGTATTTATTAAAAACTTCTAACGATGCTTAATATCTTCGAGGCTTCGATGCTTCGTGTCCAcacaaaaaacataaaaatacaaaaacttgCCGACAAAAGGTACATGCGGTAGCGTACCACCCCCGACCCCACCGGTTCTCCGCCATACGTGCACCGCATCATGCACAGTCGTGACACGAACCATTTGAAAGCAGCGTTGAAACTAGCAGGACACTTAAAAATCTGCCCAGTACTTGCAGTGTTGGCAACAGAGCCACAATCTGCTTTATGTGTACCTACCTAATCACCTTCCGTCGACGGACTTGGGTCCTCTCCAAACTCGTTCCTTCCTGCCATGACGACGGGTGGAAGACGCGAGTTACGAGATTACACACCCGAGGCTTCACAAGCTTAAAACCCACCGTAAGCCGAGAGGGGCGTCCTCCTAATGGGCAATCCGAGGCACCCACGGTTCCGTACAAGAAATCCATCGAGCACTTTTCATGCAGTATTTTTATCATTTTGTGCCAGGTTTTACGGCATTTTATTGCTTCCTACTCCTGCCACTGCTTCCCGTTCTAGCCTTCCCAGTTGGTGCACCGGGTTGTACCTCACACCAAGCTAATGTGTTGCAGGACCATGAAAGAACTTGAGAACGCTATAAATTAATGCATGTGCCTAAATCGATTTATACAGCAGCATATTAATGGATGAAAGCGTTGTGTAGCTGTTATAACGAGTTTCACTAATCTATGCTTCGACGATCTGTTTTCCGTATGTAACTCATCCATAGAAATGTAagactaataaaaaaaaaaaaaaagccaaagcCAATTCATCTATTTTTAAATCCATCTCCATCTACTCACTTGccatttgaaaaactagaatTACTGTTATGTCCTTCTCAATTTAATGGTTTATGTTTTCACTCTTATTGTTTCTATGTAAAGAAAAACAACAataatattgtatatatatatatatatatatatataaagaaagtaACAACAGTAATGGAAAACTAACAGATGAGAAAAATGATattattcaagaaaacaaataagATAGACTGAAACACATACACATGAAATGAAATTTACCTGATCCTTCAGGCACTTGTGCTTTGAGAGAAGTGGTTGTGGCTTCCTTTTCCTGTGACGACTTGTCACGACtgactccccttcttcttcttcttcttctgaggagaaaaaaaggaaaaagaacaaatAAATAAAACGAAGAACGATCACCCACGAccaatttaaataatattaaaagagttaaaaaataaatttaatatattaaagAGTCCTCATGCTTCTATTTCTTGCGCTATACTGTGCAGCTACCGAACAGGTTAGTGCAACGACTGTAACGGGAAGGAGCAGCAAAATATACGACTTATCCCAACAAACTCCATCCCCAACAACCCTTTCCAATAAAGGCAAGCATCGCAACAACGCCAAAAATATCTAAGGGTAATTTCGTCATTTCATCACCGACAGCGACCATCCTCGTAGACCCGCCCACCGGAAAAATGACGCGATCGCAACACCTCCCATCACCATACCGCAACCACGGAAGCGAAGAACAGGCAGACGTGTGCCCGCGGGGACGATGAGAATGGTCAGAAACCGTACCTGGCTCCTCCGCCTCCACGGCCGTCGTCGCCGATCGCCGTGTCCGGGCCGGCCTGGCGGGCCTCCCAGTGTTGCGGTTTGACTCGGTGGCGCTGTCGGGGAGGAAGCGGTCGAGTGGGAGCGGCGGCGGGAGCCAACCGGAGGCCCCGAGCTTGACGTCGAAGTCCAGGTAGGGGCTAGGGTCGTTGCCGCGGGCGGCGAGCACCCGGCGGACGAAGGACTCCTCTACCCAGTTGAGGAAGGCGGAGTGGCGCTCTTCCGTCCACGACCCGCCGCAGCCGTCCATCATCTCCTCGAGGTCCATAGATCGGACGCCAGAGATTGcagctctctctcgctcgctcgggaACTCTTAAGGCGTGGCGGTTGCGCGACTTCTCTTTTAATTTCCGCCCTCGTGCCTCTTAAGGGGGAGAGAGAGGAAATATCTAGGAGTATGTTGCCACGTGTcccaaagatttttttttcttcctcgtcCATGTGGGACCTCAACGTGGGACGAAGACGACGGCGAACAGAGATAACCTGATTCCCAAAAGTAAAGGAAAAGACGAAGATAAAAAGAGAGACGCATTGGAAGAAATCCAACAAGGAATCGAGGAGAACGAGTCTTGTCACGTCATCAGTGAATCGCGAGCAAGCAGTCTTAATCTCCAACCGAACATTGCAGCATATCATTAATGTTTATGATGGGTAAATGTTCATCATTCTTCGGTAATTTATGATATCACATTTAGTCAGGGTGTTCTTCGCACGAATCTTCACCGTCGTTTTCTGTTGTCACGTGATTCCTTTCGCTGGAGCTGGTGACCATATCAGTGAGCACGCGCGGCATTTGGTTTTGGGTTTGGAACCGTCTGGAATCAGCTACATTCCCACGTCACGTGAGTATTAAGTCAGTTATTGGGCCGAAGAACGCTGATGCCCGTCACAGAAACCCAGAGTTTGTTGGTCCGCCGTCCATTTGAAAGGGCTTCTCCCtcccgttctctctctctctctctctctctctctctctctctctcgctgcttTGTTCGGAGTTCTCTTCTTTTTACCCTCTTTCGATTTTCTCAGTCTTCTTGACCTCTCTGGGGTTCCCAAGATTCTCATTCGTTGATCCATTTCCGTCCCTCCCGATCCTTGAACGACCATCTCCTCGGAGAAACTGGAGGCTCAGAAACGCCGGTTTCTGGAGGAGGACCACTCCTGATCGCCAGCTCAAGCTGATGGAGGAGATATTGTGAGAAGCTAGGATAATGTTATTTCTTATCCTAATTTATCGTTCGGATCTTTTTTTCTAGCTTCCCTTCTCTTTTGGTTCTTGATTGGGTTTGGCGAGTCTGCTTCTTGGATTCTTTTCTTTGTTCGTTGATTCAGTTTTTCTGGGGCTTCTTTGGTTTTGGCTATCGATTTCCATCTTGATCATGAGAGTCTGGTTCAACCAAGAAAAGACGATTTCATCTTGATTATGGTGGGACTTTGATGCAGCCAAGAAGATGCAGCAGCGGGAGGCGAGGACTGCAAGAATTCAAAGAAGGAAGATGACGTGGACCCAAGCGCAGGTGAGCCCAAAAATCTTCGACGGCAAggaaccttcgattttgttcttgATGTTTCCCTAGATCTCTAAACTTCTGCAATGATGAAAAATCATCGTCCTTGAATAGAGAACCTTCCTTTGTTCTTTCAATGGTTGCAGTCAAATTCCAAGAAATTGTTTCTTGATATTCTTGTCAAAGTTTCGTAAAtatgttaaaataaataataaattgaaGAATAGGATCGAGACACTGGTACAGAAAAATGCTTTGA belongs to Musa acuminata AAA Group cultivar baxijiao chromosome BXJ3-5, Cavendish_Baxijiao_AAA, whole genome shotgun sequence and includes:
- the LOC135638898 gene encoding uncharacterized protein LOC135638898 isoform X2, yielding MGVQEEEEDLFFDSREDVSSVFDSCPGSPAKNDSLPEEQFTGPQFEFWLKSPHGVRERRDKFMRWMGKDLMNCSLPSSSGLDGQVQIDDDILPGINRSTSNCCDAGNKCPMCSWSSQDASTSCNEALEENMVYRINNLDDGAVFTVDELGKDGSLRSLRKAGSNQMAALNEPEKSLGPSSSIPRHVQQEDNASKKSGNSVRRKWKRWLQRLSAVACILDRHSFKNGIAKSGRVEVRQHRKQSKELSAVYKGQDIKAHDGAILAMKFSPDGRYLATGGADGIVRVWHAMECERKDEFSIPDDDPSCLYFTVNHNAELTPVRADKEKKPNSKRTRRTADSACVVIPPHVFRLSENPVHEFRGHDADVLDLSWSMNQLLLSSSKDKTVRLWQVGSDRCLKVFSHTNYVTCVQFNPMNENYFVSGSIDGKIRIWDVSGCQVVDWVYIREIVTAIGYHPKGKRLAIGTLKGNCRFYDASDTHLQREAQVFLQGKKKSGNKQITGFQFCPVDPKKLMVTSADSQIQIFDGTNVVSRYKGFCGAGSQMYASFTADGQHIVSASDDSNVYFWNRASHNTSTSNHVKSTRSCEHFFSRNTTIAIPWHGLESGDRISVTSEVIHSQQGNSDEAGVPEIDLKCHSGDSYGNNALYLSPSGSFTLSHEFFSEFSPKGSVTWPEEKLPSSSAASTLSKAHHKFLKTSFQNTSHAWGQVILTAGWDGSIRSYQNYGLPVCIDDQFGLYTAGISLFQWALPTNDHRTEVE
- the LOC135638898 gene encoding uncharacterized protein LOC135638898 isoform X1, producing MGFCLKVLKWGIMAESCVFQEEEEDLFFDSREDVSSVFDSCPGSPAKNDSLPEEQFTGPQFEFWLKSPHGVRERRDKFMRWMGKDLMNCSLPSSSGLDGQVQIDDDILPGINRSTSNCCDAGNKCPMCSWSSQDASTSCNEALEENMVYRINNLDDGAVFTVDELGKDGSLRSLRKAGSNQMAALNEPEKSLGPSSSIPRHVQQEDNASKKSGNSVRRKWKRWLQRLSAVACILDRHSFKNGIAKSGRVEVRQHRKQSKELSAVYKGQDIKAHDGAILAMKFSPDGRYLATGGADGIVRVWHAMECERKDEFSIPDDDPSCLYFTVNHNAELTPVRADKEKKPNSKRTRRTADSACVVIPPHVFRLSENPVHEFRGHDADVLDLSWSMNQLLLSSSKDKTVRLWQVGSDRCLKVFSHTNYVTCVQFNPMNENYFVSGSIDGKIRIWDVSGCQVVDWVYIREIVTAIGYHPKGKRLAIGTLKGNCRFYDASDTHLQREAQVFLQGKKKSGNKQITGFQFCPVDPKKLMVTSADSQIQIFDGTNVVSRYKGFCGAGSQMYASFTADGQHIVSASDDSNVYFWNRASHNTSTSNHVKSTRSCEHFFSRNTTIAIPWHGLESGDRISVTSEVIHSQQGNSDEAGVPEIDLKCHSGDSYGNNALYLSPSGSFTLSHEFFSEFSPKGSVTWPEEKLPSSSAASTLSKAHHKFLKTSFQNTSHAWGQVILTAGWDGSIRSYQNYGLPVCIDDQFGLYTAGISLFQWALPTNDHRTEVE
- the LOC135638898 gene encoding uncharacterized protein LOC135638898 isoform X3 — translated: MRWMGKDLMNCSLPSSSGLDGQVQIDDDILPGINRSTSNCCDAGNKCPMCSWSSQDASTSCNEALEENMVYRINNLDDGAVFTVDELGKDGSLRSLRKAGSNQMAALNEPEKSLGPSSSIPRHVQQEDNASKKSGNSVRRKWKRWLQRLSAVACILDRHSFKNGIAKSGRVEVRQHRKQSKELSAVYKGQDIKAHDGAILAMKFSPDGRYLATGGADGIVRVWHAMECERKDEFSIPDDDPSCLYFTVNHNAELTPVRADKEKKPNSKRTRRTADSACVVIPPHVFRLSENPVHEFRGHDADVLDLSWSMNQLLLSSSKDKTVRLWQVGSDRCLKVFSHTNYVTCVQFNPMNENYFVSGSIDGKIRIWDVSGCQVVDWVYIREIVTAIGYHPKGKRLAIGTLKGNCRFYDASDTHLQREAQVFLQGKKKSGNKQITGFQFCPVDPKKLMVTSADSQIQIFDGTNVVSRYKGFCGAGSQMYASFTADGQHIVSASDDSNVYFWNRASHNTSTSNHVKSTRSCEHFFSRNTTIAIPWHGLESGDRISVTSEVIHSQQGNSDEAGVPEIDLKCHSGDSYGNNALYLSPSGSFTLSHEFFSEFSPKGSVTWPEEKLPSSSAASTLSKAHHKFLKTSFQNTSHAWGQVILTAGWDGSIRSYQNYGLPVCIDDQFGLYTAGISLFQWALPTNDHRTEVE
- the LOC135638077 gene encoding uncharacterized protein LOC135638077 isoform X1; the encoded protein is MDLEEMMDGCGGSWTEERHSAFLNWVEESFVRRVLAARGNDPSPYLDFDVKLGASGWLPPPLPLDRFLPDSATESNRNTGRPARPARTRRSATTAVEAEEPEEEEEEGESVVTSRHRKRKPQPLLSKHKCLKDQLGSAKPDDGITSHKMKAGEAGASQIAQRDANTTPSKKRSASNRSVGAV
- the LOC135638077 gene encoding uncharacterized protein LOC135638077 isoform X2 — its product is MDLEEMMDGCGGSWTEERHSAFLNWVEESFVRRVLAARGNDPSPYLDFDVKLGASGWLPPPLPLDRFLPDSATESNRNTGRPARPARTRRSATTAVEAEEPEEEEEGESVVTSRHRKRKPQPLLSKHKCLKDQLGSAKPDDGITSHKMKAGEAGASQIAQRDANTTPSKKRSASNRSVGAV